The DNA sequence TAGATGACGAGAGAAAAGCAATGCAAGAGGAGTATCAGCAGCAGCTAAAGGAATTGGAGCCGATGCTGGTAGGTGTTATTGCAGATGTATTTGAACAGGTGTTTCATGTGCAGTTTGATGATAAAAAAGAAATTTTGATTTATCTGATACAGAAGACAATCCTAGAAATTGAAGATGCAAAGGAATTTCAGGTAAAGGTTGGAATAGATAATTTCACTTTTCTGGAAGACCATATCAATGAGATTCGTGAGAAGGTAGGACAGTCTGTAAAGATAGAAATTATGGCAGATGCCAGCATGAAGGATGGACAATGTGTCATAGAAACAGATTCCGGTGTTTTTGACTGTGGAAGAGATATTCAGCTTGAGAATCTGATAAAGACATTACGTTCCTTAAGTTTGCGAGGATAGATAACGTGGGATATAATATCGAGAAATATCGTCAATTGACAGAACATAAATTTTACAGAAATCTGGGAAAAGTGGTAAAAATCGTAGGTCTTACCATAGAATCAGTAGGACCGAGCGCAAAGCTAAATGACCTGTGTCGTATTATAATTGATCCCAAAGAGGACATTTCCGTAATGGCAGAGGTGGTTGGATTTCGAGATAAGCGATTGCTCCTTATGCCTTATGATAGTGTGGAAGGATTAGGAGTAGGATGTATCGTAGAAAATACGGGGCATCCTTTATCTGTTTCTG is a window from the Roseburia sp. 499 genome containing:
- a CDS encoding FliH/SctL family protein; its protein translation is MSNLYKQRYVVTDGNGARIINSNALVAEKLDELARKTQSLDQGIPDKDGFVAGLSIEAVEVIPKEEALSMEEVLEQKSAEAEEILEKANEQAKETVETANQQAEAIRQQAQEEGYNQGLSEGRQQAQEELEELRRQIDDERKAMQEEYQQQLKELEPMLVGVIADVFEQVFHVQFDDKKEILIYLIQKTILEIEDAKEFQVKVGIDNFTFLEDHINEIREKVGQSVKIEIMADASMKDGQCVIETDSGVFDCGRDIQLENLIKTLRSLSLRG